DNA sequence from the Schistocerca americana isolate TAMUIC-IGC-003095 chromosome 2, iqSchAmer2.1, whole genome shotgun sequence genome:
CATGTCAGTTTACATTACACCATCAACAAGTTTGCACATATGTCAGGCACTCAGCCTGAGAGGATAGGTGTGCATAGACAGAGAATATATCTGTAAACAGGTGGAAAATTTCAATCTCTCAAACGTAAATGTAAGGACCTAGAGACATATGCGCAGACCTTTCCAAGACAGATCGATAAGTTATATGCTAGGGTTAAAGAACTATACATATACACCTACatcattctgagaaagaaagtagaTGACTTAGCAGTAAAAGTTGATGGAACTGAAAAGAAAGTTCATGACTTAACTGTAAAGCCTGAATGAAATGCATATAAGGTGCATCTGCTGAAGCACCCTGCTTAATAGGTAGCAAGATGTCAACTAAGCATAAGGTCATCACTGCAAGGAAGGCCATTCGAGAAAAGTTACGGATGCTGGAGTTAGGACATTTGGATCAAGGGAATACACTGggagaaatatttaattttgtggcggcgttcgtagcgacaaacaattcgctgcagaaacggcttacgaagtcaccgccacacttttaatagcgggctgaccggtccgctggaacagtgaacagaaagatgaaaacccaaacactctgattaataaaaattcggtacttatctttattaacgaagatacagaaacacagtagtgaactccgtgtctacagagatctgtctagttcgagtcggagcggctaggtcagcgtcggctgacgacaaacaacaactctgctgcgatgaacacacaactgactagcaagtacacaattcggtggcgagtatacaactgagcggcgaatacagaactgtcctagcgctcgcgactccagcgcttaagaaaccagaagccagcagtggcgcgcgcagacttgcggcgatttcctgtctcgctggcgctgcttatgcggacggcgtccggactttgatgctgccaaccttttggcagcgggctcgggtggcattactggctaggatataacactcctcccccccccccaaatcgccgcaccgtcgttgaataatgacgtggcgagcgtcgacggcgggggaggggtctggccgcaggcgtagcagaagagaccggggcggagactgttgtcggtggcagtccccggtccgcaccccagcattggctgcgcggggcctcgggacaCACCGACtgaaaccgaggtcagggtgcacgcctgtgaccacgggcgcagcttctggtactggacgcgacggggcgtcgggactcacgaagagaggcagcgtctcctgacgctgcgtcgacggctgctgagtgggcgccggacaaggcgctgcggtgtcagactccttgggggtgcccaaggaaagcggctgcaggacaggctgcacagccaccgctggggaaggcggcccggctgaggggtcgacgtccatcagctccgaaggcggtggcgacggaagagggaccgcaggcgccggagcgaccacctggggcgctcccggatgaagctgcgcgggaggcatcaacgggacgggctgtcggcgtggtagcggcgacggctgctgctgctgtcctgggggcggcagcgaagtcggaaggcgcggctggaacccgccgcggaccaaatctgtggacaaagaacgagcggcagaatccgggcggccagcgcggcgcaactggttctgatgcctcctgtgcaccccagtagcaccttgaacagtataaaaaccgcgaccctggacgtttatcacggtaccacgttcccaacgacggcgaccgtgataaactctgaaaaaaacggcgtcgttgcgctgaaaacgcgtgcgatgctcagaagcggcgggtcgatccggggggtgcaacaaccgtagtagggtgcgatgacgacggccgtggagaagctccgcaggcgaagggccgtcgcgtggcgtggtccggtacgacgacaggaacgtgatgagggcctgccgacgagagtgcgtagcacgaaggcggtccatatgatccttgaatgtgcgtacaaaacgttccgctgcaccattagATTGAGgttggaacggcggagtaagaacatggcgaatgccattggcagaacaaaaactttcaaattcagcagaggtaaattgtggaccattgtcagacactaaaacttctggaagaccctcaatacaaaaaattgaagtcaacgcctgtatagtttgtgcagacgttgtagactgcatgggcacaacaaacggaaaattactaaatgcatctatcacgatgagccaacgagaatgccaatatggaccagcgaaatcaatatgtactcgctgccagggaccggcagggcgtgcccactcaagatagcgttgaggcggagcagcttggtgttcggcacacgtcgaacaatctgtagacatctgcgtaatctgcttatcaataccgatccatgtacaatgacggcgggcaagctgcttggtgcggaccactccccaatgaccttgatgcaacaagtcgaggaccttggattggagcacttggggaaccactacacgaagctggtcattctcggtgcgtaacagcaaaactccgtgcgaaacagacaacagatgacgttgcggataatagcgacgaaccacaggatccgatatgtcctttgccttggacggccaaccacgttgaacaaaacgtaatagtaaactcagatgaggatccgtagctgtcccACGTGctacctgacgataatcaatcggaaaatcccggagggattgatgctcatcggcgtcaatctgatggcaagggtcttcagaggaatcgaagacatcatctgcagcaatcggcaatctagaaagcgcgtcagcgtttgcatgctgagctgtagggcgatacagtatctcatactggtattgtgataacaaaagagcccaacgttgtagtctctgagctgtccgctgaggaactggtttagacggatgaaacagtgacgtcaggggcttgtgatctgttactaaatagaatggtctaccatagaggtagtgatggaattttgtgacaccgaacacaatagccaacgcttccttgtctaattggctataattacactgagctttgtttagcaatttagatgcgaacacaataggacgttcggtgttaccgactcggtgagacaacacagcaccgaggccgaaagaagaggcatcacaagctaacaccagaggcttcttagggtcgtaatggaccagacaacgatcattcaataaagcctctttaagctgctgataggctgattggcaatcagctgaccacacaaacggaacattcttacggcggagacgatgcaacggtgcagcaatctgtgatgcattaggtataaacctaatataatatgtcaatttgccaagaactgcttgcaattcctgcagattgcgaggggcgggcaaatcacgaatagctgctaaatgtgactgggagggatgaatgccttgagcattaataacatgtcccagatactccatctccgtaaggaaaaatgaacatttatcgatgttgcaacgtaggcctgcctgagacaacactgtaaacaaacactccaaattacggaaatgttcagcaggcgtccgaccggacacaacaatatcgtctaaatagttgcaacacgatggcacattagccagaagttgtgacaaaaaacgctgaaaaacagctggagctgacgcacaaccaaaagaaaaacgcagaaaacggaacaaccccaacgacgtgtttatgacaaaatactgttgtgattgctcgtcgaggggcaattgcaaaaatgcttcacggagatcaattttggaaaagaaacgagcttcccctaatttatccatcagctcgtccggtctgggcaaaggaaaagaatcaatgacagtctgaggattaactgtcgacttaaaatcagcacacaaacgtaacttgccagacggtttctttataataactaagggagaagcccactggctcgctgaaacgggttgaataacaccgtcgttttgccaacgacgaagttcatctgctacaggtgcccggagggcgtgaggcactggacgagcacgaaaaaatcgaggctgagcattatcttttaacgtaatatgagcggcaaagttcgcagcacaacctagttcgtctttaaatatgtcactgtattgtttacacaaatcggttatgctgtcttgaggaacaacaacagaattaatttgcaacacattgtcttggatagacaggccaaacaagtcaaaacagtctaatccgaaaatgtttacactgtctgtagcgcggagcactgtgaatgaaactgtttttgtattgccacggaatgtggctggcacgctacatacacctaacacaggaatgtgttctccactataagtagccaaagaatgttttgccgccgaaagtttagggcggccgatagccgcatacgtagcactatttatgagagtcacagacgcaccagtgtctaattgaaaattgaaggtcttatcctggatgcgtagcttcacaaatagtttattacactgtctctggatcggtgcagtggaggcggaagacacaaaatcagcgcgtttagcgcgtgttcgctgcttacgacaactcgtgggtt
Encoded proteins:
- the LOC124594673 gene encoding YLP motif-containing protein 1-like; translated protein: MNESADVEQRAADIHTPSVQPLTTIPAPPWVGPGLSSSGAHAPVVCAYPSASDLHLQLRQSYVHQIVEELEAEVQQQQQQQKYPHLVRGGFQPRLPTSLPPPGQQQQPSPLPRRQPVPLMPPAQLHPGAPQVVAPAPAVPLPSPPPSELMDVDPSAGPPSPAVAVQPVLQPLSLGTPKESDTAAPCPAPTQQPSTQRQETLPLFFGPTTSNGARRPGGGTLQDER